From Pseudomonas sp. FP2335, the proteins below share one genomic window:
- the flhA gene encoding flagellar biosynthesis protein FlhA yields the protein MFSTARGTLTDLSRGNLGVPLLLLVMLAMMMLPMPPFLLDVFFTFNIALSVVVLLVCVYALRPLDFAVFPTILLVATLLRLALNVASTRVVMLHGQDGHAAAGKVIQAFGEVVIGGNYVVGIVVFAILMIINFVVVTKGAGRISEVSARFTLDAMPGKQMAIDADLNAGLIDQNQAKTRRLEVAQEAEFYGSMDGASKFVRGDAIAGLLILFINLIGGMAVGIFQHGMTFGDAGKVYALLTIGDGLVAQLPSLLLSTAAAIMVTRASGSEDMGKQISRQMFASPKALAVAAGIMAIMGIVPGMPHVSFLSMAALAGGAAYLFWRKQNAVKVQALQEVARQQELLPSPARASETKELGWDDVTPIDMIGLEVGYRLIPLVDRNQGGQLLARIKGVRKKLSQDLGFLMPTVHIRDNLDLAPSAYRLTLMGVILAEAEIYPDRELAINPGQVFGSLNGITAKDPAFGLEAVWIEISQRSQAQSLGYTVVDASTVVATHLNQILYKHSHELIGHEEVQQLMGLLAKASPKLAEELVPGVLSLSQLLKVLQALLAEQVPVRDIRSIAEAVANNAAKSQDTAALVAAVRVGLSRAIVQSIVGTESELPVITLEPRLEQILLNSIQKAGQGQEEGVLLEPSMAEKLQRSLIDAAQRQEMQGHPVILLVAGPVRAMLSRFGRLAVPNLHVLAYQEIPDNKQVTIVATVGPNG from the coding sequence ATGTTCAGCACGGCCCGTGGCACCCTGACTGACCTGTCGCGGGGCAATCTGGGTGTGCCGTTGCTGCTACTGGTGATGCTGGCAATGATGATGTTGCCGATGCCGCCGTTCCTGCTGGACGTGTTCTTCACCTTCAACATCGCCCTGTCCGTCGTAGTCCTGCTGGTCTGCGTATACGCGCTGCGACCGTTGGATTTCGCGGTATTCCCGACGATCCTGCTGGTGGCAACCCTGTTGCGCCTGGCGCTCAACGTGGCGTCGACCCGCGTGGTGATGCTTCACGGCCAGGACGGCCACGCCGCCGCCGGCAAGGTGATCCAGGCCTTTGGTGAGGTGGTGATCGGCGGTAACTACGTGGTCGGTATCGTGGTGTTCGCGATCCTGATGATCATCAACTTCGTCGTGGTGACCAAGGGTGCCGGGCGGATTTCCGAGGTGAGCGCACGGTTCACCCTCGATGCGATGCCCGGCAAGCAGATGGCGATCGACGCCGACCTCAACGCCGGCCTGATCGACCAGAACCAAGCCAAGACTCGCCGCCTGGAAGTCGCCCAGGAAGCCGAGTTCTACGGTTCCATGGACGGTGCCAGCAAGTTCGTGCGCGGTGACGCCATCGCCGGCCTGCTGATTCTGTTCATCAACCTGATCGGTGGCATGGCCGTCGGTATCTTCCAGCACGGCATGACCTTCGGCGATGCGGGCAAGGTGTACGCCTTGCTGACCATCGGTGACGGTTTAGTGGCGCAATTGCCATCACTGTTGTTATCCACAGCTGCCGCGATCATGGTGACCCGTGCCTCGGGCTCCGAAGACATGGGCAAGCAGATCAGCCGGCAGATGTTTGCCTCGCCCAAGGCCCTGGCCGTGGCGGCGGGCATCATGGCGATCATGGGCATCGTGCCGGGCATGCCCCACGTATCGTTCCTGAGCATGGCGGCCCTGGCAGGCGGCGCGGCGTACCTGTTCTGGAGAAAGCAAAACGCGGTCAAGGTCCAGGCCCTGCAAGAGGTGGCGCGCCAGCAGGAACTGCTGCCGTCCCCGGCCCGCGCCTCGGAAACCAAGGAGCTGGGCTGGGACGACGTGACCCCGATCGACATGATCGGCCTGGAAGTCGGCTACCGCCTGATCCCGCTGGTGGACCGCAACCAGGGCGGCCAGCTGCTGGCGCGGATCAAGGGCGTGCGCAAAAAATTGTCCCAGGACCTGGGCTTCCTGATGCCCACCGTGCACATCCGCGACAACCTCGACCTGGCCCCCAGTGCCTACCGCCTGACCCTGATGGGCGTGATCCTCGCCGAAGCCGAGATCTACCCGGACCGCGAGTTGGCGATCAACCCCGGCCAGGTATTCGGCAGCCTCAACGGCATTACCGCCAAAGATCCGGCTTTTGGCCTGGAAGCGGTGTGGATCGAAATCAGCCAACGCAGCCAGGCGCAGTCCCTGGGCTACACCGTGGTTGACGCCAGCACCGTGGTCGCCACCCACCTCAACCAGATCTTGTACAAGCACTCCCACGAGCTGATCGGCCACGAGGAAGTCCAGCAATTGATGGGTTTGCTGGCCAAGGCTTCGCCAAAACTCGCAGAAGAGCTGGTGCCGGGCGTGCTGTCGCTGTCGCAGTTGCTCAAGGTGTTGCAGGCGCTGCTGGCCGAACAGGTGCCGGTGCGCGACATTCGCAGCATCGCCGAGGCCGTCGCCAACAATGCCGCCAAGAGTCAAGATACCGCCGCGCTGGTGGCGGCGGTGCGTGTCGGATTGTCTCGCGCCATCGTGCAAAGCATTGTAGGGACTGAGTCTGAGCTGCCTGTGATCACCTTGGAGCCAAGGTTGGAACAAATATTGCTCAATAGTATTCAGAAGGCAGGACAAGGCCAGGAAGAGGGCGTTCTGCTGGAGCCAAGCATGGCTGAAAAACTGCAGCGTTCGTTGATCGACGCCGCACAACGCCAGGAAATGCAGGGCCATCCGGTGATTCTGCTGGTGGCCGGCCCCGTCCGGGCGATGTTGTCGCGGTTTGGACGCCTGGCAGTTCCGAATTTGCACGTTTTGGCTTATCAGGAAATTCCTGACAACAAGCAAGTGACTATCGTCGCGACAGTAGGGCCCAACGGCTGA
- the flhB gene encoding flagellar biosynthesis protein FlhB: MAESESGQDKTEDPTEKRKKDSREKGEIARSKELNTVATMMAGAGALLIYGGGLALDLMELMKHNFSLPREVLLNPGAMGQYLLHSGKIAILAVQPILITLLLAALIGPVALGGWLFAAGSMAPKFSRMNPAAGLKRMFSAKALVELLKALAKFILILFVALMVLTSDIDDLLRIAHEPLESAIIHSVQVVGWSALWMAAGLIIIAAVDAPIQLWESHKKLLMTKQEVRDEHKDQEGRPEVKQRIRQLQREMSQRKMMASVPDADVIITNPTHYAVALKYDPEKGGAPMLLAKGSDFTALKIREIAVANDILLLESPALARSIFYSTDLDQEIPAGLYLAVAQVLAYVYQIRQYRAGKGKRPDPLKDLPIPPDLRRDS; the protein is encoded by the coding sequence ATGGCCGAGAGCGAGAGCGGTCAGGACAAAACAGAAGACCCCACGGAGAAGCGCAAAAAGGACTCCAGGGAAAAGGGCGAGATCGCCCGCTCGAAAGAGCTGAATACCGTGGCGACCATGATGGCCGGCGCCGGCGCCCTGCTGATCTACGGCGGTGGCCTGGCGCTGGATTTGATGGAGTTGATGAAACACAACTTCAGCTTGCCCCGCGAAGTGCTGCTGAACCCTGGCGCGATGGGCCAGTACCTGCTGCATTCGGGCAAGATCGCGATTCTGGCGGTGCAGCCGATCCTGATCACCTTGCTGTTGGCCGCGCTGATCGGCCCGGTCGCCCTTGGCGGCTGGCTGTTCGCGGCCGGCAGCATGGCGCCCAAATTCAGCCGCATGAACCCCGCTGCCGGGCTCAAGCGCATGTTTTCGGCCAAGGCGCTGGTGGAGTTGCTCAAGGCCTTGGCCAAATTCATCCTGATCCTGTTCGTCGCGCTGATGGTATTGACGTCCGACATCGACGACCTGCTGCGCATCGCCCACGAGCCGCTGGAGTCGGCGATCATCCACAGCGTGCAGGTGGTGGGGTGGAGCGCGCTGTGGATGGCCGCCGGGCTGATCATCATTGCTGCCGTGGATGCGCCGATCCAGCTGTGGGAAAGCCACAAGAAACTGCTGATGACCAAGCAGGAAGTGCGCGATGAACACAAGGACCAGGAAGGGCGTCCCGAGGTCAAACAGCGCATTCGCCAACTGCAGCGGGAAATGTCCCAGCGCAAGATGATGGCCTCGGTGCCCGACGCCGACGTGATCATCACCAACCCGACCCACTACGCCGTGGCGCTCAAGTACGACCCGGAGAAAGGCGGCGCGCCGATGCTGTTGGCCAAGGGCAGTGACTTTACCGCACTGAAAATCCGCGAAATCGCCGTGGCCAACGACATCCTGCTGCTGGAGTCGCCGGCACTGGCGCGGTCGATCTTCTACTCCACCGACCTCGACCAGGAAATCCCGGCCGGGCTTTACCTGGCGGTGGCGCAGGTGTTGGCCTATGTCTATCAGATCCGCCAATACCGCGCGGGCAAAGGCAAGCGGCCTGATCCGCTCAAGGACCTGCCGATTCCCCCGGATTTACGCCGCGACTCCTGA
- a CDS encoding cold-shock protein, giving the protein MATGTVKWFNAEKGFGFIQQEDGTDVFVHYSAIEASGFKSLTEGQKVEFEITPGQKGPQAANVRVV; this is encoded by the coding sequence ATGGCGACAGGCACGGTGAAGTGGTTCAACGCAGAAAAGGGCTTTGGGTTTATCCAGCAGGAAGATGGTACGGATGTTTTTGTCCACTATTCGGCGATTGAGGCCAGCGGATTCAAGAGCCTTACTGAAGGGCAAAAGGTCGAGTTCGAGATAACGCCCGGACAAAAAGGGCCGCAGGCTGCAAACGTACGGGTCGTGTAA